The Corynebacterium camporealensis genome contains a region encoding:
- a CDS encoding IS6 family transposase, translating to MGIFSGRHFPREIILWAVRWYCRYGLSYRDLEEMMTERGVPVDHSTIYRWDQKYAPELDKQTQWYRQVPDWQARSWRVDETYIRVGGRWCYLYRAITAGGHTLDFYLSPKRNVAAAKRFLAKTLRSNTITGFPRVINTDKAPSLARPIAELKSEGICPQTVEHRQVKYLNNVIEGDHGRLKRILGPKGAFKNRTSAYRTLKGMEAMHTLRKGQGAMFAYGHPNPDAVIVSRVFEAA from the coding sequence ATGGGCATCTTCTCCGGTCGTCATTTCCCCCGTGAAATCATCCTGTGGGCGGTCCGGTGGTACTGTCGCTACGGGCTCAGCTACCGCGATCTGGAAGAAATGATGACCGAACGCGGCGTACCGGTCGATCACAGCACCATCTACCGCTGGGACCAGAAATATGCTCCTGAGCTGGACAAGCAAACACAGTGGTACCGACAAGTCCCGGATTGGCAGGCCCGGTCCTGGCGGGTGGACGAGACCTATATCCGGGTCGGCGGCAGGTGGTGCTATCTCTATCGGGCCATCACCGCGGGCGGGCATACCCTGGATTTTTACCTGTCCCCAAAGCGTAACGTCGCCGCAGCGAAGCGTTTCCTGGCCAAGACCCTGAGGTCGAACACGATAACCGGGTTCCCGCGGGTGATCAACACCGATAAAGCACCCTCCCTGGCCAGGCCAATCGCCGAGTTGAAGTCAGAGGGAATCTGCCCGCAGACCGTGGAACACCGGCAGGTGAAATACCTCAATAACGTCATTGAAGGAGATCATGGGCGGCTGAAACGGATCCTCGGACCAAAGGGGGCGTTCAAAAACCGGACCTCGGCGTACCGGACGTTGAAAGGGATGGAAGCGATGCACACATTACGGAAAGGCCAGGGCGCGATGTTTGCCTACGGGCACCCGAACCCGGACGCGGTGATCGTCAGCCGGGTGTTCGAGGCTGCCTGA